The Streptomyces sp. NBC_01591 genome window below encodes:
- a CDS encoding ISKra4 family transposase, protein MAETAFAAARGLFEQVAKDLTSPDAAALTHSGLEDLLAARMREVTRQLFQDHLDLRAVRERRAGQVVDETGVERTRIERGRRRILATVFGKVTATRIAYRATGSADLHLADAALNMPAGMHSHGLARLAATESARGSFAEAVDRVNALTGAGVGHRQVQELAVAAAAGIDAFYQALVPEPCTDATLLVLSTDGKGVVIRPEALREATAKAAATKSGNKMATRLAPGEKHGRKRMATLGTVYDTEPAVRGVDDIIADPADPAKECRPGPRARSKWLCGSVNDTAEQVIAAVFDQAEARDPAHRRTWVVLVDGARHQLDLIRAEAARRNVTVHIVIDIIHVLEYLWGAAHCLHPAGDRAAEAWVAGQARTILAGGSEQAAASISAAADAVGLRPGSRKGIDDAVGYLKNKAAYLRYDTALTEGFPIATGIIEGACRHLVKDRLDITGARWGLSGAEAVLKLRALRSNGDFDTYWAWHETQEFTRNHQARYRDTLIPAA, encoded by the coding sequence GTGGCCGAGACCGCGTTCGCCGCCGCCCGCGGCCTGTTCGAGCAGGTCGCCAAGGATCTGACGTCGCCGGACGCCGCCGCGTTGACGCATTCAGGGCTGGAAGACCTGCTCGCGGCGCGCATGCGCGAGGTGACCCGGCAGCTGTTCCAGGACCATCTGGATCTGCGCGCGGTGCGCGAGCGGCGGGCCGGGCAGGTGGTCGATGAGACCGGGGTTGAACGCACCCGGATCGAGCGGGGCCGACGCCGGATCCTGGCCACGGTGTTCGGGAAGGTCACCGCGACCCGGATCGCCTACCGGGCCACCGGCTCGGCGGATCTGCACCTGGCCGACGCCGCGCTGAACATGCCGGCCGGGATGCACAGCCATGGGCTGGCCAGGCTCGCCGCCACCGAGTCCGCCCGCGGCTCCTTCGCCGAGGCGGTCGACCGCGTCAACGCGCTGACCGGCGCCGGGGTCGGCCACAGGCAGGTCCAGGAGCTCGCCGTGGCCGCCGCGGCCGGCATCGACGCTTTCTACCAGGCCCTGGTGCCCGAGCCGTGCACCGACGCCACGCTGCTGGTGCTGTCCACCGACGGCAAGGGCGTGGTGATAAGGCCCGAGGCGCTGCGCGAGGCCACGGCGAAGGCCGCTGCGACCAAGAGCGGCAACAAGATGGCGACCAGGCTCGCGCCCGGGGAGAAGCACGGCCGCAAACGGATGGCCACCCTGGGCACCGTCTACGACACCGAGCCCGCCGTCCGCGGCGTCGACGACATCATCGCCGACCCCGCCGACCCCGCGAAGGAGTGTCGCCCGGGACCGAGAGCCAGGTCCAAGTGGCTGTGCGGCTCGGTGAACGACACCGCCGAACAAGTCATCGCCGCGGTATTCGACCAGGCCGAAGCCCGCGACCCCGCCCACCGCCGGACCTGGGTCGTGCTGGTCGACGGCGCCCGGCACCAGCTCGACCTCATCCGAGCCGAGGCAGCACGCCGGAACGTCACCGTGCACATCGTCATCGACATCATCCACGTGCTCGAATACCTGTGGGGCGCCGCGCACTGCCTGCACCCGGCCGGCGACCGCGCGGCCGAGGCCTGGGTCGCCGGACAGGCCCGTACCATCCTGGCCGGAGGCTCCGAGCAGGCCGCGGCCTCGATCAGCGCCGCCGCCGACGCCGTCGGGCTCAGGCCTGGCTCACGCAAGGGTATCGACGACGCCGTCGGTTACCTGAAGAACAAGGCCGCCTACCTGCGTTACGACACCGCGCTGACCGAAGGCTTCCCGATCGCCACCGGGATCATCGAGGGGGCGTGCCGCCACCTGGTCAAAGACCGCCTCGACATCACCGGAGCCCGCTGGGGCCTCTCCGGCGCCGAAGCCGTCCTGAAACTCCGTGCCCTGCGCAGCAACGGCGACTTCGACACCTACTGGGCCTGGCACGAGACACAGGAGTTCACGCGCAACCACCAGGCCCGATACCGCGACACGCTCATACCAGCGGCTTGA
- a CDS encoding APC family permease: MNSETTGNTMRLKGDLSLLSVVLFGLAYISPGIVVTIFGVVAATSGGAAPTAFAIATLAMLLTGLSYAKMARAVPGAGSVYTYARKMLDSRIGFLSGWAMLLDYFFIPMVGWLITAIYFNAQFPDIPKWVWLIVSVGITTAINVFGMKLADRVNKVLMFIALGSLVLFATLCVVFLGKHGSSAPATDAVWNSGTSIGAVTAAAAIAAYSFLGFDAVSTLGEEARGGARTIGRGIIGCVIAAGAIFIVLSFVMQLVHPGAKFADVDAAAYHLKVQVGGKTYAEIINFVTIAGSIASCIALQASAARLMYVMGRDGALPKAVFGNLSKKTGTPVLNLLLTAAAGVIAMKLDLTTATSFINFGAFLGFALVNVCVIAHLVRERRHGRTPNLFSFLVMPAIGAGVSLYLLTKLGDVALQIGGVWLAIGVVYLAVLTKGFRRPAPEMTFDDDTTATDAVTA; the protein is encoded by the coding sequence ATGAACAGCGAGACCACAGGAAACACCATGAGACTGAAGGGCGACCTGAGCCTCCTCTCCGTCGTCCTGTTCGGCCTGGCCTACATCTCCCCCGGCATCGTCGTCACGATCTTCGGCGTGGTCGCCGCCACCAGCGGCGGCGCGGCCCCGACCGCGTTCGCCATCGCCACCCTCGCGATGCTGCTCACCGGGCTGAGTTACGCGAAGATGGCGCGCGCCGTGCCCGGCGCGGGATCGGTCTACACCTACGCCCGCAAGATGCTCGACAGCCGCATCGGTTTCCTGTCCGGCTGGGCGATGCTGCTCGACTACTTCTTCATCCCGATGGTCGGCTGGCTGATCACGGCGATCTACTTCAACGCCCAGTTCCCTGACATACCCAAGTGGGTCTGGCTGATCGTCTCGGTAGGCATCACCACCGCCATCAACGTCTTCGGCATGAAGCTCGCGGACCGCGTCAACAAGGTCCTGATGTTCATCGCTCTGGGGTCGCTGGTCCTCTTCGCCACCCTGTGTGTCGTCTTCCTCGGCAAGCACGGCTCGTCCGCCCCTGCCACGGACGCCGTGTGGAACTCCGGCACGTCGATCGGCGCGGTCACGGCGGCCGCAGCCATCGCCGCGTACTCCTTCCTCGGCTTCGACGCCGTCTCCACGCTCGGTGAGGAGGCCAGGGGCGGGGCGAGGACGATCGGCCGCGGCATCATCGGCTGCGTCATCGCCGCCGGAGCGATCTTCATCGTGCTGTCCTTCGTGATGCAACTGGTCCACCCCGGCGCGAAGTTCGCCGACGTCGACGCGGCCGCCTACCACCTGAAGGTGCAGGTCGGCGGCAAAACGTACGCCGAGATCATCAACTTCGTCACCATCGCCGGATCCATCGCCTCCTGTATCGCCCTGCAAGCCTCCGCCGCCCGCCTCATGTACGTCATGGGACGCGACGGCGCACTGCCCAAGGCCGTCTTCGGCAACCTGTCGAAGAAGACCGGCACGCCCGTCTTGAACCTGCTGCTGACCGCGGCCGCCGGTGTCATCGCCATGAAACTCGACCTGACCACAGCCACCTCGTTCATCAACTTCGGCGCCTTCCTCGGCTTCGCCCTGGTGAACGTCTGTGTGATCGCCCACCTGGTCCGCGAGCGCAGACACGGCCGCACCCCCAACCTCTTCTCGTTCCTGGTGATGCCGGCCATCGGCGCCGGCGTTTCCCTCTACCTGCTCACGAAGCTCGGTGACGTCGCACTCCAGATCGGCGGCGTCTGGCTGGCGATCGGCGTCGTCTACCTGGCCGTCCTGACCAAGGGCTTCCGCCGGCCCGCACCGGAGATGACCTTCGACGACGACACCACGGCCACGGACGCAGTCACCGCGTAG
- a CDS encoding LysR family transcriptional regulator, which yields MELRVLRYFLSIVETGSVTKAAEVVRVAQPSLSRQLRGLEGSLGMTLFDRGGKQMVLTAAGRRFLPLARDLVARADAAEAAVGALAAGRAMRITVAAPPTTITDVIAPFLATWGPEDPLVTVQAESPARAYQALAWGADVAISSAPPRRRFAGLPVARLPLWAYVRADHAWADRGRVTIRELAAEPLIVLTPAHGTRRILDHAVQDADASYDIVLECDTPHVAQAMAASGHGVAVVSDDPRFDLHPLLILDSTGEPLQIHLHAAWDAGHYALHSIEAFAAGLSCFCVERYGPQVAARL from the coding sequence ATGGAACTCCGAGTGCTGCGCTACTTCCTGTCCATCGTGGAGACCGGTTCCGTCACCAAGGCTGCCGAGGTGGTCCGCGTCGCCCAGCCCTCGCTGTCGCGTCAACTGCGCGGCCTGGAAGGGTCCTTGGGGATGACGCTCTTCGACCGCGGCGGCAAGCAGATGGTCCTGACGGCGGCCGGCCGGCGCTTCCTTCCCCTGGCCCGCGACCTGGTCGCCCGTGCGGATGCCGCCGAGGCCGCAGTCGGTGCGCTGGCTGCCGGTCGTGCCATGCGGATCACCGTGGCGGCGCCGCCCACCACCATCACCGACGTGATCGCGCCGTTCCTGGCCACCTGGGGGCCGGAGGATCCGCTCGTCACCGTGCAGGCGGAGAGTCCGGCACGTGCGTACCAGGCCCTTGCGTGGGGCGCCGATGTAGCCATCTCCTCGGCACCTCCGAGGCGCCGTTTCGCCGGGCTCCCGGTGGCCCGCCTGCCGCTGTGGGCCTACGTCCGTGCCGACCATGCCTGGGCGGACCGGGGCCGCGTCACCATCAGGGAACTTGCCGCGGAGCCCCTCATCGTCCTCACCCCGGCGCACGGCACCCGCCGCATCCTGGACCATGCCGTGCAGGATGCGGACGCCTCGTACGACATCGTGCTCGAATGCGACACCCCGCACGTCGCACAGGCCATGGCGGCTTCGGGCCATGGTGTCGCGGTGGTCTCCGACGATCCCCGCTTCGACCTGCACCCGCTGCTGATCCTCGACAGCACGGGCGAACCGCTGCAGATCCACCTGCACGCGGCGTGGGACGCCGGCCACTACGCGCTGCACAGCATCGAGGCATTCGCGGCCGGGCTGTCATGTTTTTGTGTCGAGCGGTACGGGCCACAGGTCGCCGCCCGCCTGTGA
- a CDS encoding IS4 family transposase has translation MPFHHVLSAPVVAITRTVTVAAGRFAPGHLGELTAVVPFELVDAVLEETRSIQRRLRDLPSRVGVYFLLAMCLFPEVGYRLVWDKLAAGLDGVSVAGPTPKALRDLRRRLGAAPVRALFEVLAGPLARPTTPGVRFGPFRTVSFDGCSSQKVADSERNRGWLGRTSHHGYPTMELMTLVETGTRALIGAVFGPPSGGETGYASRLLHLLRPDMLVLWDKGFDGNSFLAAVNATGAQVLGRLRANRRTPVLTRLGDGSYLSVIGTEKVRVIDATITVTCAGGTVFAGSYRLVTTLTDARRYPAAVLAGLYHQRWEHESAYYALRHTIMNGRVLRSGDPAGVEQEMWALLTLYQTLRTVMVEAAESLPGTDPDRCCFTVALQTARDQVVQAAAVITDPVDAGRPGLIGHRILTRLLPPRRQRVSTRKVKSPMSRYSTRHEDGRPDNTCTVTGLDINILEPPESHPQLPAVSRDDRHTALAKRRRHRILALLEKDPDRLWRLQMGRDRPHPQTRPRPLRRHNMDPNSPCVTSENANYPALGPHP, from the coding sequence TTGCCGTTTCATCATGTCCTTTCGGCCCCGGTAGTGGCCATCACCCGTACGGTCACCGTGGCGGCGGGCCGGTTCGCGCCGGGGCATCTGGGCGAGCTGACAGCCGTCGTGCCGTTTGAGCTGGTCGACGCGGTCCTGGAGGAGACGCGGTCGATACAGCGGCGACTGCGTGATCTCCCGTCGCGGGTGGGGGTGTACTTCCTGCTCGCGATGTGCCTGTTCCCCGAGGTCGGATACCGGTTGGTCTGGGACAAGCTGGCGGCGGGCCTGGACGGGGTTTCGGTGGCCGGTCCGACGCCGAAGGCCCTGCGTGATCTGCGCCGTCGGCTTGGAGCCGCACCGGTTCGGGCACTGTTCGAGGTGCTGGCCGGTCCGCTGGCCCGGCCGACGACACCGGGGGTGCGATTCGGTCCGTTCCGGACGGTGTCGTTCGACGGGTGCAGTTCACAGAAGGTCGCCGACTCCGAGCGGAACCGGGGCTGGCTGGGGCGGACGTCTCACCACGGCTATCCGACCATGGAGTTGATGACGCTGGTCGAGACCGGGACCAGGGCGCTCATCGGCGCGGTGTTCGGGCCACCGTCCGGCGGCGAAACCGGTTACGCCTCACGGCTACTGCATCTGCTGCGGCCGGACATGCTGGTCCTGTGGGACAAGGGCTTCGACGGCAACAGCTTCCTCGCTGCCGTGAACGCGACCGGCGCTCAGGTGCTGGGCCGGCTCCGGGCCAACCGCCGCACTCCGGTCCTGACGCGTCTCGGTGACGGCTCGTACCTGTCGGTGATCGGTACGGAGAAAGTCCGTGTCATCGACGCGACCATCACGGTGACCTGCGCGGGCGGGACCGTCTTCGCAGGCTCCTACCGGCTGGTCACTACCCTGACCGACGCCCGCCGCTACCCGGCGGCCGTGCTGGCAGGTCTCTACCACCAGCGGTGGGAACACGAATCGGCGTACTACGCGCTCCGCCACACGATCATGAACGGGCGCGTCCTGCGTTCGGGCGACCCGGCCGGCGTCGAACAGGAGATGTGGGCCCTGCTCACTCTCTACCAGACCCTGCGGACCGTGATGGTCGAGGCCGCGGAGTCGCTGCCGGGCACCGACCCGGACCGCTGCTGCTTCACCGTCGCCCTCCAGACCGCCCGTGACCAGGTCGTCCAGGCCGCCGCCGTCATCACCGACCCCGTCGATGCCGGTCGTCCCGGACTGATCGGCCACCGGATCCTGACCCGCCTCCTCCCGCCCAGACGCCAGCGGGTCAGCACCCGCAAGGTCAAGTCACCGATGTCCCGCTACAGCACCCGCCACGAGGACGGCAGGCCCGACAACACCTGCACCGTCACCGGTCTCGACATCAACATCCTCGAGCCTCCGGAATCCCACCCTCAGCTCCCCGCCGTCTCCCGCGACGACCGGCACACCGCCCTCGCCAAGCGCCGCCGGCACCGAATCCTGGCCCTGCTCGAGAAGGACCCCGACCGCCTCTGGCGCCTCCAGATGGGCCGAGACCGGCCTCATCCACAAACTCGGCCCCGGCCTCTACGCCGCCACAACATGGACCCCAACTCCCCTTGCGTGACCAGCGAAAACGCTAACTACCCGGCCTTGGGCCCTCACCCCTGA
- a CDS encoding SpoIIE family protein phosphatase — translation MRGPAVPASAAGPGKGLLDAVLVDVMRDTGASVGLVFLLPPGERVLRLVLASGMSREIAAPWARVPINAAIPVADAVRQRCLVWLGSQEEIARRYPRVGIVLPYDFRVAAAPITDGTTVWGGIVLLWPVRHPAQLSAAEQETITACCRRAAPLLQQAADSGRPLGFADEPRLLPALHSREADSARAVAALDCAERLPVGCCALDLDGRLTYINPAGAGLVGAGAASLLGKRPWEVLLWLYDPVFEDRYREAVVSRQPTSFTARRPPDIRLSFQLYPHDSGISVHITPTAGDPTATAAKAAAPSPAGLVGATGLYHLTHLATALAEAVSVQDVVELAADQIVPAFGPKALALLTVNDGRLRITGYRGYSPELMDRFDAAPLTSDIPAAHVITTGVASFFATFTDLKRAYPPAVHQDEMAGWAFLPLIVSGRPVGSLVLAYDQPRPFPPAERAMLTSLTGLIAQALDRARLYDANHTLAHTLQTGLLPHTLPRLTGFDVAARYRPAGHGMDIGGDFYDLIVCTPTTAAAVIGDVQGHNTTAAALMGQVRTAVHAYAATASASPGAVLACTNRLLADLDPGLFASCLIAHLDHTHHRALLATAGHPPALLRHPDGHTDILRVPPGLLLGIDPDADYPTTEIPLPPGAVLALYTDGLVETPGTDIDDATNTLAGHLAAAEPENLDALADVLLHHAEQSAPGADPMRVLAIKPLV, via the coding sequence ATGCGGGGCCCTGCTGTCCCTGCAAGTGCTGCCGGCCCCGGAAAGGGGCTGCTGGATGCGGTCCTGGTCGACGTCATGCGGGATACCGGCGCATCGGTGGGCCTGGTGTTTCTGCTGCCGCCGGGGGAGCGGGTGCTGCGGCTGGTGCTGGCTTCCGGGATGTCCCGGGAGATCGCCGCTCCCTGGGCCCGTGTTCCCATCAATGCGGCGATCCCGGTGGCGGACGCCGTGCGCCAGAGGTGCCTGGTCTGGCTGGGCAGCCAGGAGGAGATCGCCCGCCGCTACCCCCGGGTCGGCATCGTCCTGCCGTACGACTTCAGGGTCGCCGCAGCCCCGATCACCGACGGCACCACCGTGTGGGGCGGCATCGTGCTGCTGTGGCCCGTCCGGCACCCGGCGCAGCTCAGTGCGGCCGAGCAGGAGACGATCACCGCCTGCTGCCGGCGCGCGGCACCGCTCTTGCAACAGGCCGCCGACAGCGGCCGTCCGCTGGGGTTCGCCGACGAACCCCGTCTGCTGCCTGCGCTGCACTCCCGCGAGGCCGACTCGGCCCGGGCCGTGGCCGCCCTGGACTGTGCCGAGCGGCTGCCCGTGGGCTGCTGCGCGCTCGATCTGGACGGCCGACTCACCTACATCAACCCCGCCGGCGCCGGACTGGTCGGTGCCGGTGCCGCCTCCCTGCTGGGCAAACGCCCATGGGAGGTACTTCTGTGGCTGTACGACCCGGTGTTCGAAGACCGCTACCGGGAGGCGGTGGTCTCCCGGCAGCCCACCTCCTTCACCGCCAGGCGTCCGCCCGACATCCGGCTGTCCTTCCAGCTCTACCCTCATGACAGCGGCATCAGCGTCCACATCACCCCCACCGCCGGGGATCCGACCGCCACAGCGGCCAAGGCCGCGGCCCCATCCCCCGCCGGGCTCGTCGGCGCGACGGGGCTGTACCACCTGACGCACCTTGCCACCGCCCTAGCCGAGGCCGTCAGCGTGCAGGACGTGGTCGAACTTGCCGCCGACCAGATCGTGCCGGCCTTCGGCCCGAAGGCGCTGGCTCTTCTCACGGTGAACGACGGACGGCTGCGGATCACCGGCTACCGAGGCTACAGCCCGGAACTAATGGACCGCTTCGACGCGGCCCCCCTGACCTCTGACATCCCCGCTGCACATGTCATCACCACAGGTGTGGCCAGCTTCTTCGCCACCTTCACCGATCTCAAGAGGGCCTACCCTCCTGCCGTGCACCAGGACGAGATGGCAGGCTGGGCCTTCCTCCCCCTGATCGTGTCAGGACGCCCGGTCGGCTCCCTGGTCCTCGCCTACGACCAGCCTCGGCCCTTCCCGCCCGCCGAGCGGGCCATGCTCACGTCATTGACCGGCCTGATCGCCCAGGCCTTGGACCGCGCCCGCCTCTACGACGCCAACCACACTCTCGCCCACACCCTGCAGACCGGACTGCTGCCGCACACCCTCCCGCGCCTCACTGGCTTTGACGTCGCCGCCCGCTACCGGCCAGCCGGTCACGGCATGGACATCGGCGGCGACTTCTACGACCTCATCGTCTGCACACCCACGACGGCCGCCGCGGTGATCGGCGACGTGCAAGGCCACAACACCACCGCCGCCGCCCTCATGGGACAGGTCCGCACCGCCGTCCACGCCTACGCCGCCACCGCCAGCGCCTCCCCCGGCGCGGTCCTCGCCTGCACCAACCGCCTCCTGGCCGACCTCGACCCCGGCCTGTTCGCCAGCTGCCTCATCGCCCACCTCGACCACACCCACCACCGCGCGCTTCTCGCCACGGCCGGACACCCCCCGGCCCTGCTCCGCCACCCCGACGGGCACACCGACATCCTTCGCGTGCCGCCAGGGCTGCTGCTGGGCATCGACCCGGACGCCGACTACCCCACCACCGAGATCCCCCTCCCTCCCGGCGCCGTCCTCGCCCTGTACACCGACGGACTCGTCGAAACCCCCGGCACCGACATCGACGACGCCACCAACACGCTCGCCGGCCACCTGGCAGCAGCGGAACCCGAGAACCTCGACGCCCTCGCCGATGTCCTCCTCCACCACGCCGAACAATCCGCGCCGGGTGCAGATCCAATGAGGGTTCTGGCGATCAAGCCGCTGGTATGA
- the ku gene encoding non-homologous end joining protein Ku — protein MPRPLWTGAISFGLVTIPIKVVSATEDRSVHFHQVHLEDMGRVRTRKVCEIEDEVVPQEEIGKGYEVAKDQLVAVTDEELDEMPLPTAKAIEIVAFVDADSIDPIRISDSYYLAIDGQVAAKPYTLLRKALERSDKVAVAKFAWHNRERLGLLRVREDAIVLHAMRWPDEIRSPESLKPKDVDLDDDEIERAVQLTDTMALDDISGFRDEYRDALEELIEAKAEGTELPEPAEGEERESGKVVDLMAALNASVKAAKESRGEHGGQDATVHTMQPRKKTAAKKKAAPARKTTAKKTTATKKRTAKKTTTKKRSAS, from the coding sequence ATGCCGCGGCCCTTGTGGACCGGAGCCATTTCTTTTGGCCTGGTTACCATCCCGATCAAGGTCGTCAGCGCGACCGAAGACCGCTCGGTTCATTTCCACCAGGTCCATCTGGAGGACATGGGCCGGGTCCGAACCCGCAAGGTCTGTGAGATCGAGGACGAGGTCGTGCCGCAGGAGGAGATCGGCAAGGGCTACGAGGTCGCCAAGGACCAACTCGTCGCGGTCACCGATGAAGAGCTCGACGAGATGCCGCTGCCGACCGCGAAGGCGATCGAGATTGTGGCGTTCGTCGATGCCGACAGCATCGACCCGATCCGGATCAGCGACAGCTACTACCTCGCGATCGACGGACAAGTCGCAGCCAAGCCCTACACGTTGCTCCGCAAGGCGCTGGAGCGGTCCGACAAGGTCGCCGTCGCCAAATTCGCGTGGCACAACCGCGAAAGGCTCGGGCTGCTCCGGGTGCGCGAGGACGCGATCGTGCTGCACGCGATGCGATGGCCCGACGAGATCCGCAGCCCCGAGTCCCTCAAGCCGAAGGACGTCGACCTGGACGACGACGAGATCGAGCGGGCCGTCCAGCTCACCGACACCATGGCCCTCGACGACATCTCCGGCTTCCGGGACGAGTACCGCGACGCCCTGGAGGAACTGATCGAGGCGAAGGCGGAAGGCACGGAGCTCCCGGAGCCGGCCGAGGGCGAGGAACGGGAATCCGGGAAGGTCGTCGACCTTATGGCGGCCCTGAACGCCTCAGTCAAGGCAGCCAAGGAATCGCGCGGCGAGCACGGCGGCCAGGACGCCACTGTGCACACGATGCAGCCCCGCAAGAAGACCGCGGCCAAGAAGAAGGCCGCCCCGGCCAGGAAGACCACCGCGAAGAAGACCACAGCCACGAAGAAGCGCACGGCGAAGAAGACCACCACGAAGAAGCGCAGCGCGTCCTGA
- a CDS encoding carbon-nitrogen hydrolase family protein translates to MARPLPLILAQAPGRPADDLAGFAADVERRVKLRAPGALVVYPELHLGESAPGVPAAPEKAAEPLDGKRDAAFAELAGDLGIWLVPGSVYERGTGDRVHNTTPVYSPRGERLAAYRKICPWRPYETTTPGNRFEVVDLAGVGRIGLSICYDTWFPEISRHLAWMGAELIVNVVRTSTSDRAQEVVLSRANAITNQVFVASVNSAAPSGIGRSLVIDPQGTVRAETVDAGDSTLTDVIDLDEVSNVRRYGTAGLNRIWDQFRPGDPALELPLYGGRIDPATWNPAHTTEEPPR, encoded by the coding sequence ATGGCCCGCCCCCTGCCCCTGATCCTCGCCCAGGCGCCCGGCCGCCCGGCCGACGACCTCGCAGGCTTTGCCGCCGACGTGGAGCGGCGCGTGAAACTGCGCGCACCCGGCGCCCTCGTCGTCTACCCCGAACTGCACCTAGGCGAGAGCGCCCCCGGCGTCCCGGCCGCCCCGGAGAAGGCCGCCGAGCCGCTCGACGGCAAACGCGATGCGGCCTTCGCCGAGCTCGCGGGGGATCTGGGCATCTGGCTGGTACCCGGCAGCGTCTACGAGCGAGGCACCGGCGACCGCGTCCACAACACGACACCGGTCTATTCACCACGAGGTGAGCGCCTCGCCGCGTACCGCAAGATCTGCCCGTGGCGCCCGTACGAGACGACCACACCCGGCAACCGGTTCGAGGTCGTCGACCTCGCCGGGGTCGGCCGCATCGGACTGTCCATCTGCTACGACACCTGGTTCCCGGAGATCTCCCGCCATCTGGCCTGGATGGGCGCCGAGCTGATCGTCAACGTGGTCCGCACGTCGACGAGCGACCGCGCGCAGGAAGTCGTCCTCAGCCGCGCCAACGCCATCACCAATCAGGTCTTCGTTGCCAGCGTCAACTCCGCCGCCCCATCCGGGATCGGCCGCAGCCTCGTCATCGATCCACAGGGCACGGTGCGCGCCGAAACCGTCGATGCCGGAGACTCCACCCTCACCGACGTGATCGACCTCGACGAGGTCAGCAACGTCCGCCGCTACGGCACCGCCGGTCTCAACCGGATCTGGGACCAGTTCCGCCCCGGCGACCCAGCCCTCGAACTCCCGCTGTACGGGGGCCGCATCGACCCCGCCACCTGGAACCCCGCCCACACCACCGAGGAGCCGCCACGATGA
- a CDS encoding transcriptional regulator, whose amino-acid sequence MTTDAAERHPLAYLLAVRGQKAQAYLLRVAEQHQRMGYGQMAYRREKASRWIRGDYAPNYRTQLAMAALEGIPPEAIHAHGWPGWLLLALPDHTLFTLPWTTTGVVQALEITGGPVDRRKFLITTSVTLGTTVAQWSAAAPAGAAPTTGCRIGDDVPDLFERRLEGLRRLDDTVGSGDVYDAARAELRLITATLKNASFGEGVERRLFAAAAEASRSAGWTAYDSGKTAAAERHYVTALRAAASADDPVVGANTLAFWAIQHYSTGNPRGAVDLIEAALSKAPRTGSPRLTSMLHARACRAHAHAGDARAADRAANAALDAYEHAGPIEDDLSCVYWYNLGETHQLIGSSALNLGNPKRALAHFLEASTVHTNQEAYNGDAFPRGHAIYLARLAEAHLGLGDVDAAVATAHDAVDRMGGITSARSTHTLEDLRSKLARRRGIPAVAEFLDYTNTE is encoded by the coding sequence GTGACCACTGACGCCGCCGAACGCCACCCGCTTGCCTACCTCCTGGCCGTACGCGGCCAGAAGGCGCAGGCGTACCTGCTCCGGGTCGCCGAGCAGCACCAGCGCATGGGATACGGGCAGATGGCGTACCGCCGGGAGAAGGCATCCCGCTGGATCAGGGGGGACTACGCGCCCAACTACCGCACCCAGCTCGCCATGGCCGCGCTCGAAGGCATCCCGCCCGAGGCGATCCACGCCCACGGCTGGCCGGGCTGGCTCCTGTTGGCCCTGCCGGACCACACCCTCTTCACCCTCCCGTGGACGACCACGGGGGTGGTGCAGGCACTGGAGATCACAGGAGGTCCGGTGGACCGCAGGAAGTTTCTGATCACCACATCCGTCACCCTGGGCACCACCGTGGCGCAATGGTCCGCCGCCGCCCCCGCAGGAGCGGCCCCCACCACGGGCTGCCGGATCGGTGACGACGTCCCCGACCTCTTCGAACGCCGCCTTGAGGGCCTGCGCCGGCTCGACGACACCGTCGGCTCCGGCGACGTCTACGACGCGGCCCGCGCCGAACTCCGCCTGATCACCGCCACCCTCAAGAACGCCTCCTTCGGCGAAGGCGTCGAGCGCCGCCTGTTCGCCGCGGCGGCCGAAGCCTCCCGCTCCGCGGGCTGGACGGCCTACGACAGCGGGAAGACCGCCGCCGCCGAACGCCACTACGTCACCGCCCTGCGCGCCGCCGCCAGCGCCGACGACCCCGTGGTCGGAGCGAACACTCTCGCCTTCTGGGCCATCCAGCACTACTCCACCGGCAATCCCCGCGGCGCGGTCGACCTCATCGAGGCCGCCCTGTCAAAAGCACCAAGGACCGGCTCGCCCCGCCTGACCTCCATGCTCCACGCCCGCGCCTGCCGGGCCCACGCCCATGCCGGCGATGCCCGGGCCGCCGACCGGGCCGCCAACGCCGCCCTGGACGCCTACGAGCACGCCGGACCCATCGAGGACGATCTCTCCTGCGTCTACTGGTACAACCTCGGCGAGACCCACCAGCTCATCGGCAGCTCCGCCCTCAACCTGGGCAACCCCAAACGGGCCCTCGCCCACTTCCTGGAAGCCTCCACCGTCCACACCAACCAGGAGGCATACAACGGCGACGCCTTCCCCCGCGGCCACGCCATCTACCTCGCCCGGCTCGCCGAGGCCCATCTCGGTCTCGGCGATGTCGATGCCGCCGTGGCCACCGCCCACGACGCCGTCGACCGGATGGGAGGCATCACCTCCGCCCGCAGCACCCACACCCTGGAAGACCTGCGCAGCAAACTCGCCCGCCGCCGCGGGATACCCGCCGTCGCCGAATTCCTGGACTACACCAACACCGAGTGA